TTACCTTCAATTACAAACTCAATTAAGACCGATTATCCATCAAACATtttgagtaaaaataaaaggaaacatCTCATTGATATTGTCCAAAGGAtagagaatttttttaatttaaattacgAATAATCAGcttatctatttttaaaaaaaacactataaATTAAAGGAGAGTTGTATTGTcaattataaaaagattttaaattaaatgataaataagTTATTACAGTAGTCTGTAGATAAgtaatattttctcttttgaatTCTTGTGTTGTTTAACTCATCTCattgtcttaaaattttcatctcatgttaatttaaaatattattatcatgttttaatctttattttttgaatgtttgaatccatgaataaaaaataaataagttataataattaaaattaatgataaaagttGTCACATAAATAATAGTtagattatgaaattataaaataatatataaggtgACACAAGATGATCAGATAATAATCATTCAAATagttagtaaaagaaaaattaaataataagaaatagaaacttaattgaattaattaagtcttaatttttaattaagccaaaattaattaaattaataaaatgaagatTTGATAAAAATGCCCCAATATACTTAATGATTTATTGAATGAAGAATTAATGCACGAAGAAACTTTTGAGTTGAAGACAAGTTTCCAATTCAATTAATAGAGGGAAATCCTACGAGTCGCAATAAAGGTTGATGGCAGCAACAATACagctgaaaataaaattttcacagCCAACTTTAAATCCAATTAATtcatataaactaattttacttaatacccattacttaattaaattaaggaTTATATCTGTTTTTTATCTCCTAACTTTCGTTGAAAATCataattagtttttctttaaaattatagaataatttaattattcatcTTTAAAATTacgtgaatttaattttttttaacttaattttattaattttttaacttaattttaataatttttaaattttttttaacatatttcttaataaacataaaaaatatatatcaaataatataaataacttaaatattattatgaaatacatttaaaatatcaaataaatttaataaaatttgattaaaaagattaaatattttttaaattgaaagaataaatttatcaaaaaattcTAAAGATAaacttatttcaatttttatttaaaattaaggatacaaatatatttaatccttaaattaaaaaaaaaaactcttaatttgcttttgtttttgtgaAAAAGTAATCGGGAATGTGGTGGACCCCTTGAACACTTTGTGTAATGCGCTTGGGTGATTGTGTTGTTTCGTTAAAGTTACGCGTGCCGTTAGTTTCAAAACCACTTATCTTCAAACCAACTTAATTACTATTTCTCATTTCGCCGTCCTTCaataaataaatcacaacatTTCTCTACCCAGCTActttcaaactttaattatacttttaatcatagataaaatcaaataataataatttgtttcttattaattcattttataaaagtaatataaatttaatttaattttcgaTGCGGTATTATAATGTATCTTAGCGAAATTTAATAGACTTATCGTATAATGGtaaaatatgtaatattaatgaaatatgaTTGGAATGCCTTTTGAATACTCAGCAACACTATCATTTGGATAGTTTAATGCGTGAATAGATTCGAAGAACGATATTTCcttcaaaaatatcttttactTTTGGAAGAATCGGATCACGTGTTTGGAGCATCTTATTTAAGCtttttttgtttaacttttaaCATATTGGAAGAGAATACCATCgttgcttttataatttaataattgaaacAACGCTTTCCTTCACCActctcactttttttattaaataacacACATCCTTACATTTTGTCTAACATTCatctttttacttatttaacattaacaaaataaattaataattaaatgttCAAACAAGCATTTACTTTTTGAGAGagttttttaataatgtttttaaggAAAGCACCTGTTTTTTTTGGCATTTTCTGATAGATgtttaatatttagatttagaAGTGTCCACAATCTACTGTTCTGTCTACTGTCCTAAcgtgatttcaaaattttgacgAGTTTGAATTGAAAATTCAGACCCAGTATATTTTCAAACGaacttatattatttctttattagcACTAAATCAAACAAGTGATTTTGTCTTTATTTTGagggaaaatattaaataaaacaacacAATGTAATGGttttttattgatgaaaaatcatatatttttttcatataaaagtaAACGAGACGAGATGTAATAATGGtagtcaaaataaaaatttaactcgTAAAATTATAAGGTCGTATTATTTTacgtaatattttttattacgagaaaattattaagatcatgaaacaaaatcataaaattaccACGTTACCATTCaattaaattcacttttttttaattaaatcaagaatattatatatatatatatatatatatatatatatatatatatatatatatatatatatatatatatatatattaaggttTTATGTACTAAATACAAATGCACTACATCATTTATTctgattatattaattatgttatttttcaaatgttttaatttatcttttagtaTTGAATTACCTTTTAAAAAGTATCATAACTCCTTCACTTCAATATGTTCgaagttcttttatttttttaaaatctttaaataacTTCGTATATTTGAGTCATAATACTAATATGTTGTTTTCCAATTAGATTGTAGTTTCTTATTATCATCACTTACAAAATGTCCATTATAATAAATCATCACTTTAAGACGTTTCTTGAATATCTTAACCTATATATTTCCTTACTTGTAAATTATACTCgcaaaataataaagaaattacTGTCCATATCATCAAAACACCCGAATAAGATTCACAATTTgtacaaatttcaaaatgaaagagaaaatcaCAACTTGATCTTAGTCAACAATgcataataaataacaattaatacCCTAACAATAAAACATCTTTATCTcaaaacaaaaatgcaacaccaaATAATTATAGCAAatatccaataaaataaaatacctgACTACTACCcacaaaatgaaaatcattttttaaatggCCAAAGAATTCACAATTTTGGCTTAAAATCCCCTTTCTTGCTCTTTGATCAATATTTACAAATGTTTCAAATATCTAATTTTGCATTTTACCTAGTATcaacatgttttaattttaatccaaCTCgcaacaataaaattaaaatttcatgtgataaaaaaattcacatatACATGTCTACTACTACATAATGTTGTTAGccatttaaacaaaattaaagatttgaatatatttattacatatttaaaaaaaaaactaattgtgacgaattaaaatttaaaaatctaaatgGGATTTTCTCTTATGCTTTAGTCTTTCTTACGGAATAAatttgaatcaaaataaaatatacatataacatacttttatataaagtaaaatttaagatttagtATAATTGACacacttttatataaaatagcATTAAACTCGAACCGGTGTAGtcgagataaaaaaaaaaactaaaaacgtCACAAAACACGAAATcacataaaaagatataaaaagcaAAAAGACACTGTTAAAACCAAAGGCATAAAGGGTTCCAGAACGCATGATAATGAGTGGATTGTTGAATTTCAAATTGAAAGAATCAAAACCGCATGttattttttctacaaaatatCTCAACGGAAGTGATATTTTTCTAATTCACTATTCAGCtacaatgttaaaataaatcACATTCCTCCCTTCTGATCCAATTTTTTCAAATCTTGATTGAGATTAGTTTAGAAAAATGTTGCTGTTAAAAGTTCTTACCAAGCAGGTCAAATTCTAGGATGCAAAATCGACcttgttcatttatttaattttggaaaactttttGTTAACAaatgacaacattttgacaatGGTATAAGTGGCagtttttgttaaaaagatgttaatttttagttattacCATGTCATAATCCTTTATTTTTTACCTAAATTAGAACTTTGAGAAAGAAAACCACGGAACAAGTTAATTGTAAGCAAAACTGCAATAACAAGGATCAGTTCTTGCTCCCTTCCCCTTTTTCactataaatatattgttcttTCATAGAAGATAGAACACAAATATTCGTCACCCTGTGCGAGTCACTACAATCCAACTGCAAAAGACTTAAAAAGTCAGCGGCGACAATTTGATTTCCTACCTCAAATTCTGTCACTACACATGGCAAGTTTTGCAGCTGTGTTGTTGTGGCATGTCATTGCCTTGCTGGTTGTGGCGAATTTGGGGTATGCTTCAAACCTTGATGCCCAAAAACTCAACGCAGAGGTTATCTATGCCCGCAATGGAGCTGTTGCCACTGATGACCGTCGTTGCTCAAGGATCGGCAAGGATATTCTCAGAGAAGGAGGGCATGCTGCGGACGCTGCAGTGGCTGCTGCCCTTTGTTTGGGGGTTGTCAGTCCTGCCTCCAGTGGCCTTGGCGGAGGAGCCTTTATGCTTCTCAGGCAGGCTAATGGGGTGTCCAAGGCCATTGATATGAGAGAAACTGCTCCTTCTCTTGCTTCTAAGGTACCACCTACCTTCCTATCTCCAACCATTCCCGTTATTATACTTTCAATTCATGAATTTTTGCACGACTGAGACTCAGgacaaagaaaaatagagaaaactgAAAATGTCTcaatttttggtttttgtttttgtttatttcaatTCCTTTCATCTCATAATAAATAACCTTGTTATGATTTTGAGAGATGCAAGTTTTACAAATGTATCTTTTCACATTGAGGGTTAATTCTTGAGACTGGTTTTAAGCATTCAAACATGGCTAGAATTCCGTGTGGATGATTATGCAATGCTTAAGCAATTAAAAACAACTACTGAGATGTATTTGTATATCCATTTTTTCAGGATATGTATGGTGGAAATACTACTTTGAAGGCCAAAGGTGGCCTCTCTGTAGCAGTTCCTGGAGAACTTGCTGGTCTTCACGTGGCGTGGAAACAATATGGGAAACTTCCATGGAAAAGGCTTGTAAATCCAGCTGAGAAACTAGCGCGTGGGTTTAAAATATCGGCATACCTGCACATGCAGATGAAGGCAACAGAGTCAGATATATTGCAAGACAAGGGTCTTCGTAGCATATTTGCACCAAATGGAAAACTCTTGAACATAGGTGACATATGCTACAATAAGAAGCTAGCCGACACTCTCAGAGCGATATCTGTGTTTGGTCCGAAAGCCTTCTATGATGGATGGATTGGTCATAATTTAGTTAAGGATGTTCAGAATGCTGGAGGGATATTGACTACGAAAGACCTCAAAAATTACACTGTTAAACAGAAGAAGCCTTTATCTACAAATGTTCTTGGACTAAATGTCCTTGCCATGCCTCCTCCATCAGGTGGACCTCCAATGATACTAGTAAGTCTAACTGCTTCACTGCACTGGTGTTCTTGTTAATagtcttttccttttctttttctttatatctaTCACATcattagaaaaataaaggatttagccaattttatctttttgttccAGCTGCTGAACATTCTAGATCAATATAACATCCCTTCTGGCATTTCTGGTGCCCTAGGGGTCCATCGTGAAATTGAAGCTCTGAAACATGTATTTGCCGTGAGAATGAATCTTGGTGATCCTGATTTTGTGAATATTACAGAGGTTGTTTCTGATATGCTTTCTCGTAGGTTTGCTAAAGTGTTGAAAAATGACATCAATGATAATAAGACTTTTGACCCCAGTCATTACGGTGGCAAGTAAGTTCCTGTGTTCCTTGAATTTACTCTAATGTTCACAAGGTTTCATTCATGCCTGTGATAGTTAACGAGATTCTTCAGATTCTATGTTTGTCTTCTACCTCATACACTAGGAACATTCAGCTTTACGtatgaatgaaagaaaaaaatgcagCAACCGTTGACAAATATTGCATCATAACATGCGCGGCTCCACAAACTTGATTTGAAAGATTCAATGATGTCAATTTCGTGATCAATTGGTTGACTTTAGTTGTTATAGCCTATAGGCCTGTAGTCAACTTGATCGAGCAAGtgtttataattgtttataaagGTTGACTTTAGGCATTTGACCAACTTGACCAATCTCTTCATGCATATCTagaattgtatttctttttatttcgttaaaatattttctttagaaGCTCTGTTATGTTGtttctctaaatttttatatttaactttacaTACATTGATTTTAATTCATAGAAAAGCTAATTTTACttggtttcttttatttttctttcttaaaagaAGCTTATGGAGAAACTCATCCATATGacaactatttttaatttagttcttgCTTAACAGTAGCTCCATGTCAATCTCCTTTCTTGCATGTGACAGCTAATTGGTGTGGTTCCATATAATAGACTTTAAAGTAGAGAAGAGGGTGTTCCATAGAACTAGAGTCACTGTGATTGATTAAGtgaattaaaattagaatacaAAAGGGAGTCTACAATGCATGTATTTATAACCTTCCAAGTTCATATGGCTACAATAGCAGACACTGAGACATGATGTATCTATGTGCTACAACGTTTACAACAGAATAATTGGCAAGGCTTATTCACAGTTAGAACTGCAAATGCCATTTAACAGCCAAGTGAAGTAATGCATTCAATCTTCACAAACCAGCATATAGTAGAAGCCTCACATGACATTCTGTGTTATGACATTATGTGTGGTCACTAGATTGAATATATACATAAGTCCAaataaacaaagtaaaaaataatattctaactaaaattatttgtgtCATACGGATTTCTCAGTTTTGCTTAACCGTCTTTTCAGGTGGAATCAAATTCATGATCATGGTACAAGTCATTTATGTGTAATAGATCTTGAGAGAAATGCCATTTCCATGACTACTACTGTAAATTCATATTTTGGTTCAAAGATCCTTTCACCAAGTACTGGAATAGTACTGAACAATGAGATGGATGATTTTTCCATGCCTAGAAATGTTTCCAAGGATACCCCACCTCCAGCTCCTGCCAATTTCATCGTGCCAGGAAAGCGGCCATTATCATCCATGTCACCAACTATTGCCCTCAAGGTAACCAATCCTTTAACCAGATTTGACTCTCTTAAATTTGGCTATCCTTTTCTGCATTATTATCATCTATGTCATCCACTACTTCCCAATTTCAGCCTCATGAATGGTTTTGAAATCTTTCATTATTAGTAGTTAAGGTACTCATTGTTCTCTTGCACTGATTTCTTACCATGTGCATACAGAATGGGAAGCTAAAAGCTGTAGTAGGTGCAAGTGGAGGTGCTTACATTATTGGTGGAACTTCAGAGGTTCTTTTGAATCACTTTGGTAAAGGACTGGATCCTTTTTCTTCTGTAACGGCTCCAAGGGTCTATCATCAGGTATCCTAAACTTTTGAATTGTTTCCCCTTACTCTGATTGATAAGCTCTGGTATGCACAAACTGATATAAACTACTTTTCTATAAAACAACAGTAAATTAGTTTAAACTGTTTACATATACAAATCGTAAACTATTTCAATAAACTGTTCTGGAGAACATATTGAAATAACATGTTCATAGGACATTCATACTGTCTATGTTTTTTCTACTGTTGCTCTCATATTTTTCCATTTGTGATTTTGACTGCATACTTGTGAATTGGACTGAGAAACTCCCCATGCTTTATGCAGCTAATTCCTAATGTGGTTAACTATGAGAATTGGACAACTGTGAGCGGTGACCACTTTGAACTTAGCGCTGATATCAGGAATGTCCTTAGAAGTAAGGGTCATGTCCTACAGGGCCTTGCCGGTGGGACTATTTGTCAATTTATTGTTATAGACGATTTTGTGTCATCAAGAAAAACTAAAGTGAATGGAAATGAAAGGCTTGTGGCAGTGAGTGATCCAAGAAAGGGTGGTCTTCCTGCAGGCTTTTGAGATAATTCATTGACATTGTGATATCTCTGTTTCATCTATGCAATCCTAGTTTGTCCTTTTCATGATTCTTCTATTGCTTTCTGTATTTCCATAATGGAAATAAAAGATCTACATAATTATACTACGGGTTATATCAGATCTCCACAACTTCCCGTATGTTGGTTTGCACCTTCCTACTCCTGCAGTTAATTCCATCACTTTGTGATGAGTATGGATACCAACTACCAGATTTATCAAAAAGTTGGAGTACATGCTGAggtaagttttaaaaaattgtaaatggtTAACCACAGCAACTGGATTCTAAAGAAGAACAGAGTACGCACGAACACAGGATTTAATTATGTGACTAATAATACGCATAAAGAGATTACATTTTCAACATAAGCAATATCTCAAGAAACTATAATATGTAAACGTTCACTATTAAATACTATATCGCATCAGCATAGCTATGGTTCTCACTTCTTCAATAACATGGTTTCTTGTTCTAACACATTGTAAAGTAGTTAAGATAGTTTGATCCCATAACTTAAATCCATAAACACATCTCCAAACTTATATTTCGATATTTAGGACTGTAGGTTGCTGTTACGACAAGGTTCACTTGCTCATACAaggatttaaatttttttaacagaCGTCCTTTCTTTAAAAGGCTCTTATATTGTTATGAAAAGGTTAATCCTTTTCTACAAGAATCCAAAATTTCTTAACAGTTGCCACATAGCTGCAACGAACTTTTGTGTTGGGAAgtaatttgattgatttttaagCTATAATTATAAACCTCACTTGTTTACCTCGATTACCTTTTATCCATATCAATAGCCAGGCTTGTTTTCTTGGATAAAAAGAGACCcctctttaatattttaagaaaatcattCAAAGATGAGGACTATGGTTTTAGTTGGGCGATCAATTTCAATTGCACTTATCCTCATTACATGATATGTATGATTATACTATTGTATCAAATTAGagttctttttattataaaatgcgATGAAGGATCATGGATGGTGTAATTATATGAAGCAAACAAGTGGAGAAGAAAAAGCAGTAGAACCGCACTATTCAGTCTACCTTTTTCTCTTTAGCCCTCAGCACAATCATGCAAAACATTACATATTCAGTAGACCACTACAAAGTTATTTTAACATGGATTATTGTTAATTACAtcacttaaacaaattttagcataatatttttaagagttAGCTAATCCAAGTAATCACTCAATTCACAAAGAAGATTCTATGTGAATTAATCATAAGGCCTGGCCATGAATATCCTTACAAAACAGATGAGTTTGAGTTTTTCAGCAAAGGTGCAGTGTTTACTAAATGTTGTTTATACATGGCTACAAATATTTGAcacaaaaatgttaatatttgaCAAGTATCAGGgttctaatataaaaattaagagaattCTCTCTCAAAGAATGCAAATGCATGtaatatgatttaaaaatgtctacaaatatatttgttgCCCCTGCAAAATAGCAGCTATGCATGAAAAATTCAGAGGTGATGAAGATTGGTTGTATAAAAGTAGTAACATAGAAGCTTTCTTTTCCAAGATTTCTTCCAAACATAGAAACTGTTTACTCCTATAAATTGAGGAGCTCGGTGTTCTAGTTGGTAAAGGAGGAATGCATGGAAATGTTTTCAGGATTAAGACACCAATGTATTTCACCAAAAATGATGCAGGTACACATAATTCTTTCCTGGCTATTTAACCAAGTTGCAGACTCCAGATTCTTTGTTGAAGTCCACATGCCTCCTCATATGCAGATTTTGTTGTGGATGCAGAGGAAAGGAGTAGCATCTGTAGTTGACAGAACAAAGATACAACAAAACTGTATAAATACTCTTATCATAGAGCTTATTAGAGTCAACATCATTCTAACAAAACCAATCACACTAACTGATATTTCTAACAAACTACTCTCGTCATCAGATAAAAAGTATGTCCACTAAGAGAGTCTAAAAGTAGATTAATTTTCAAAAGCAAACAACGTAACATTATATGAATTTTACATGACCAACTTCCACACAGGTTCATGGCATATTCTAAATATTTCATTCTGCAACAATCCAATATACACCATGCgtccaaaattaatttatttacagACTGGTATGCATAAAATGAGCGAGCAGTCGTATTTACAACTTCTCCATAACGCAAAACTGCAGGAAAAATGTGAGCAACCTGGACCCTCACATGATGCACTGTTTTGATGCTCTTGGCCAAAGAAAGTGACCAACGTTGTTCATCATCGCATCACGTTCATGTTACAAGTTTTGGCTCTTGTAACCTGTTTGTGAGACTAAGCAGGTTCACGGGGTCTGTTAGACCAGAGTGAGCTCAAAGCCCTCAGGCGTTGGAAATATTCTCCCAAAGCAAGCAAGCATCGAGCAGCCTGACGGATTGTAAGTATTCGAGACATCTGCTGCAACGTTCCCTGCCGAAGATGGTCAGCCTGTTTCACACACAACATTGTTTTCCGTTTTTACTAGAATTTCTTTagaatgaaaaggaaaattttttaaatttaaaaaaactgagAACAAATGTCTGCGGAAACATTACCTGGTTCACAAAGCTCACCAGAGCTTCCAACTTCTCCATTGCACAAGTCATCTGTGGAATGTACGTTCCTTCCATGAACTGCCCGGCTGCTACACTATCAGCAAGAGTTTGCCGGAGTTTGTCCATACCTTGTGACAGAGCATCTTCTGCTTGTTGACATGATTGTCCAAGGTTATATATATCCAACTGTTGTTGCTCTGTGAGAAGTTCAATCAGGGGGCCAAGAACctgcaattaaaattaaatgtcaGCAAGAACCATACTTACAACCATTCCCCCATTCTATCTCTCAAGAAGATAGAAGTTATTAAAACCCAATAATAACGAGAAACTCCTCAAAACCAGTCACTGAAATTTAGAACTACACATTCTAGGAATGAAGCTTTATACATCTTGcatttattaaatatgaacCGTCACCTTTAGAAGCTCAGAGGGGCGAAAGCCTCCTATCCAAAGGAAAAATCTTTCGGCCGTTGTTTTCCACATACCAGACATGACATAGAACACATCCGCTTTTGCAGCAGCAGATTTCATGCGAAAGATTTCAGCGTAGTGGTTCATCATACCATCTACCAGAATCCTGAGCTCTATGTCACCGATATGAGCATTTAAAGCGGTTCTCAGTTCTGTTATTTGCCTATTTTGCTCGTTCACCCAGTGTCCGTACTCCATCTCGAATGTTGTAATTCCTGCAAATATGGTATTCTTAGAATACATGAACAGAGTGGAAAACAG
This sequence is a window from Vigna angularis cultivar LongXiaoDou No.4 chromosome 2, ASM1680809v1, whole genome shotgun sequence. Protein-coding genes within it:
- the LOC108327078 gene encoding glutathione hydrolase 1; translation: MASFAAVLLWHVIALLVVANLGYASNLDAQKLNAEVIYARNGAVATDDRRCSRIGKDILREGGHAADAAVAAALCLGVVSPASSGLGGGAFMLLRQANGVSKAIDMRETAPSLASKDMYGGNTTLKAKGGLSVAVPGELAGLHVAWKQYGKLPWKRLVNPAEKLARGFKISAYLHMQMKATESDILQDKGLRSIFAPNGKLLNIGDICYNKKLADTLRAISVFGPKAFYDGWIGHNLVKDVQNAGGILTTKDLKNYTVKQKKPLSTNVLGLNVLAMPPPSGGPPMILLLNILDQYNIPSGISGALGVHREIEALKHVFAVRMNLGDPDFVNITEVVSDMLSRRFAKVLKNDINDNKTFDPSHYGGKWNQIHDHGTSHLCVIDLERNAISMTTTVNSYFGSKILSPSTGIVLNNEMDDFSMPRNVSKDTPPPAPANFIVPGKRPLSSMSPTIALKNGKLKAVVGASGGAYIIGGTSEVLLNHFGKGLDPFSSVTAPRVYHQLIPNVVNYENWTTVSGDHFELSADIRNVLRSKGHVLQGLAGGTICQFIVIDDFVSSRKTKVNGNERLVAVSDPRKGGLPAGF
- the LOC108326814 gene encoding transcription factor TGA4 isoform X1; translated protein: MKILSGKVIIRQLVDTKSMNSASPQFVSSRRMSVYDPIHQISMWGEGFKSNGNLSASMPLIDETDMKLDSQSEDASHGILGAPNKYDQEANKPTDKIQRRLAQNREAARKSRLRKKAYVQQLESSRLKLMQLEQELERARQQGMYIGGGLDSNHLGFAGPVNSGITTFEMEYGHWVNEQNRQITELRTALNAHIGDIELRILVDGMMNHYAEIFRMKSAAAKADVFYVMSGMWKTTAERFFLWIGGFRPSELLKVLGPLIELLTEQQQLDIYNLGQSCQQAEDALSQGMDKLRQTLADSVAAGQFMEGTYIPQMTCAMEKLEALVSFVNQADHLRQGTLQQMSRILTIRQAARCLLALGEYFQRLRALSSLWSNRPREPA
- the LOC108326814 gene encoding transcription factor TGA4 isoform X2, coding for MNSASPQFVSSRRMSVYDPIHQISMWGEGFKSNGNLSASMPLIDETDMKLDSQSEDASHGILGAPNKYDQEANKPTDKIQRRLAQNREAARKSRLRKKAYVQQLESSRLKLMQLEQELERARQQGMYIGGGLDSNHLGFAGPVNSGITTFEMEYGHWVNEQNRQITELRTALNAHIGDIELRILVDGMMNHYAEIFRMKSAAAKADVFYVMSGMWKTTAERFFLWIGGFRPSELLKVLGPLIELLTEQQQLDIYNLGQSCQQAEDALSQGMDKLRQTLADSVAAGQFMEGTYIPQMTCAMEKLEALVSFVNQADHLRQGTLQQMSRILTIRQAARCLLALGEYFQRLRALSSLWSNRPREPA